In Harpia harpyja isolate bHarHar1 chromosome 21, bHarHar1 primary haplotype, whole genome shotgun sequence, the DNA window TGTCTTTGCTGAAGGCTGCGTCACCTCTCTCAGACACTTTGTGTCTCATTAAACAACAAGCAGCTTATATGCAATGCCTCTGAAAGAAATTTTATGCTGGAGTGATCTGAAAAGCTAACAAGCGTGTTTCAAAGGCACTTCCAGAACAGTTCCAGTCCCCTTAAAGAACTGCAGGAAGGATTGCGCTCACATTTATCCCTTCAATATCTAAATGCTGACACTGTAAGCATAATACCTGGGCTCTGTTGGCCTAGTAGAATGGGAAGGCACAGCAGTCACCACTCTGCGCTTTACAGCATTCTCATATTTTGTAGTTAAATTGGCCCCTCTGTGGGTCTTGGCCATGGCAGAGACCACGGTGATGGATCACACCCACTCAAGAAATGCCATTAAGACAGGGCAACTTCTGGAATAAGTGTACACACAGAACTGTGCCTGTATAAGAAAATAGCTCTCTTCTCACATGCAAGATTATTATGTAAACATCTGCAGCACAGCTTTTCAGAATAAACCTATTGAGGCTATTTTTTCAGGCAGGAAATGTGACAATACACAAACCAACATGGTGGTAGCTGCAGAGGAGTATCCATGATCAATTTGTTTGCCATTTGATTGTTAACAGCTAATTTAGAAAGTGTTTTCCAAAGCTCACTCAGAGCTCACATGGCACATCTTGGTAAGACAGAAGCTTTGTGCAATGCTAGTAACATATCTGCTCCTTTCTTTAACTTCAAAAAAACAACTAATTTCTTAgttgaaaagttgtttttttttctgaagccttaGAAGtgttaaaacaaacagaagtatcaaaatatttttgatagcTGTTACTACACAGTTGGAAATAAAAACTCATGACAATGTATTTTCCAAGACAAATGAGCCTGCATTAGGAAGgtatgaaaacacagaaatacatacAAATTGAACTGTTTGGCAACACATTATCACTGGCAGATGGCAACACCAGTGTTAGCCGAGGGAGGCATGCTTTGCTTACGGATTAATGAAGCAGGCAAATGAATAATTGCTTTCAGATAATTTGCAGTGTGTCACATATGTCCTTGTGGTCTTGAaggctgtaaaatattttaaattcttttctctgAGAAAAGTTTTAGAATTACAAGAGACATTTCATTTTGTCATCTTCTGCAACAAGGAAGCACTGAGGCAAGCCTCTGCAAAGCGGTCACCTCCAAACCCTGACAGCACAGATGTGATACTTAAAATCATCTTTCTGCACTAGGCAAAGGCTGCCCAGTTGCAAGGTTTAAGGATGACAAAGATAGGAGGATGGAaactaaaattcagatttttttcataacatGCTAAACAGTTTTTTATGACACAATGCTATTTGAACGACTGTAATTTATATCCACTGAACTGTGACACTGCATTCATTGAAGATTAAGGTGTAATAAGGAATTGATTACAAAACCCTTGATCGTAAATATGTCTTAcctaaaaacagagcaaaaaaactgggaagggattttatttattttcccatatTAAGACTGGTAAGTAGGACAGAAGCTTTTTCCATGTATGAAGTGTGTACTTGAGGGAGAAATACACGGTACACTGAGGGAAACAACATTTCCTAGAATGCCACGTAAGGCAAGTCTTGTCCTTTTCAGGTAACAAAGTCATCTTCTGGCAGCTCTTGCACAAGAAGTCGGAGGAGGAAAAGTGATGTGACTGCCAGGGAAGAAAACTGTCCCAAATTCCTTAAAATTCACCAGACATGGCAGAAGGCTTTGCTAGGAGGTCCCCCCACCATTATACATGCCACAGTGACACCTGACAGAGAAGAGGAGGTTCATAAGCAGTCACCCAGTTCCCCTTCACCAGCAGCCCTCCCCTCCGAGGCCAGACTGGACCCTTCCCCACAGCCCGTCCTCCCGGCAGACCCCAACACCTTCCCCCCAAGTCTCCCTTACCTTTGGGCTGCACAGCCCAGATGAAGCAGGCAGTTCGTCTCTCTCCAGGCAGCCAATTAATCAGCCACTGCAGAGTGATCTCTCCCCTTCCACCTCTCCTTGCTGCTGGGCGCCCGTGCCAACGCCTCTTCCTCCATTTCTCTGCTCAAGGTTTCAGCCAGTAGAGGCACAGACTGCGGACCCTACTGCTCTCAACGAGACCCAACCTTGCCACTTAGAACCGCCCCCAAGTCTATTGTAAGACATTGCTTATAGTTTATCATTAGTACCTTACAAATTGTTTATTGTATATAATATAAATCAAATAAACCCAAAGATATACTAtatcaaaaatagaaaaaatatttataaatacataaatatgtttagaaatccagcttctttttttgaagtgttgTGAACATTTTGTTCAGTGAGACTCTTTGCAGACTCAGAACTACCAGAACAGACAAAAGTCAGAAGATGTGAAAGTAAATGCCTAAAAGATGACAGTTTAGGGTCCAAGACTACCCCAAGAGTCCCAGACAGTTTACAACCTAAGATCAGTCCAGTTTGGAAAGGATCAGAGAAGCGCATTTAGATCAGGTTATAAGAAGTGCTGAAGAGATCCAGTGGTCACTACAATACTGTCTTCTTAAAAACATCTCTGTCAAGGACATACTCAAGCTACACTGACAAGGTAAAACAGCACTCAGAAAATGGAGCAGATGGTATCCTTAAGACAGATCCAGCATGCAAGTGAACATACACAACTGAATGTTCAAATCTAAAGGGCTTTCACATGACATCTGGTGTCAGAGGGCATTTTTGGGAGCCATCACAAAGAGACTACAAAACCACCTCCACTGTTTTGCAGCCATTTAAGAAACACAGATTTAGGAGTTTTACCAGAGATTGCAAATTGAACCAGGGACAGAAGAAAGGCATTGGATTTCCACAATGCCCCCTGCCTTAACAATCAGCAGGGCAGATTGTATGCTGAAGAAATGAAGACAGAAGTCACTGGGGTCTAAACACTCAGTGCTTTACACAGGGGAAAGGGGACTGGTTTCTTGCAGGTGGCTTATTCTATTGAATACTGGAACTTGAAGGGTGAAGCGTTTCACAGCCCAAGGACAGGGAAAAGGTCTTGGCAAGCGTCACTGGGGGAAGCACCTGCCTTTAACAGCACCAACATGAAGAAAAGTTGGGGACCTAAAAcctattagaaaaataaaaagaaaaggcacaggAGGAAAATTGGGGGGGAAAGAGGCTCCAGATGACCTGTGTGCTGAAGGCAGGACAGCAACTGGAGAAATTTGTGCAATTCGGAGCAGAGGGCTGGGAACGGGAGCTCAGTTCAGACCCATTCTCCAGTGTGTAATCTGGACAGCAGGCCACAAGGAGGAGCAGTGCACCCACTGATCACAGCACCACTGCTAGCACCAGCCTGGAATGGGGTTTCCAGCTTATCAGGAAGGCCTCCACGTACAAAATTTTCAGGACGGAGGAGTCGGCTCCATTCAGTACCGTCTCCTCTGTTTTTtgttcccctttcttttctgttccttctctttCCGGGCTCCAGCCGTGGTAAATGTGATACAGTGAGCATCTAAAAAGTCAAGCAGCTTTGCCTTGGAAATTTTAATGCCGTTCTGCTTCAGCTCTGCGTGCAGATCAGCCAGCTCAATTGGCTCATAAAAGAGAATCTTGTGGTACAGGGCTGTGTTTGAACGGATGTAGCACCTTACTGCCTCCAGCTTATCTTCTTCCCGAGCTGCTGCCTGAGATGCTGGAAGCTCCTGAGATGCTGgaagctcctcttcctcctcctcagatgCAAAAGCACAGGCTTCAAATCCATTCACGAAAGAACTAAAAGCAAGATCAAGAAGaccagagatgaaagaaaaaaacaggccATCAAGGACAGGACCAGAGCTTCCCAAATCCCTGGTGGCCAACCCCTATGACTACCCTCTATAGCATCACAGATTCTCCAATACCGGCACCCACAAAATGAGTGAAGCAGAACATGGCACGTGTTCTGCAAAGTtcaccaccccagccaggacAGTGCTGGTCCTGCTCACCCAGCCCTGGAGCTCTCTTGGCATTCGTTGCTCCTGACCCATAGCACCTACTGCTGCCATACTTCAGCAGCCTCTACTGAGTACTGCTGTGTCGTTCCCTCCCTACTCTAGCTGCAGGTTCTCAGTCAACACTGAGTGCTCCTTGTCGCTCTAACTTTCAGAGATCAGGCATGCCAGATTTGGGCCTTGCCCACAGGCAGCCACAAGCACATTTGTGTTCTGAGAATAGCTCACTGGGAATTAGACTAAAAAACCAAAGCCTACTTCTTTTGTAGGAGTGTGTTGACCTTCAAATGACATGCCTAAGGTGGCAGGGCCACTGTAGGCCACACGGACGCTCACCTCTGTGTGCCACATTCGTAGCTCATCTCTGTCCTGCACCATTGACTGTTTTGTTTAGTATTTTGTTGCCTTACCTCTGTGAACCAAAAGAGATGTCACTTCCATCCAGTGAAGAAACTGCAGACTCCTGAGATGCTGAGAGCATTGGTTCCTCAGCATCAgctgccagagaccttttctcTGGAGATACAGATgatcttttctgctctttggcTCCTTCTGGGTCATGTGTCATTTTAGTTCCCTCCTTGGGTGCTGCACAGCCTGTTTCACGGGATCCAACACAGTCATCATCAGCCCTCCCCACAGGGAGCACTGAAGAAGCCGTAGCAACCTGCTTCCTTTTGCCCACAGCCCTTGAGGCATTGGCATGCTTTCCACCTGCAGTCTGGTCTGCCTTTGACTGCCTAGAGCGTTTGGCCGGGGACTTCTGCACGGGAGGCTGGGAAGATGGGATTTCATCCTCAAAGTCAGAGTCCACGTCCTGGTGAGTATACTGGAATATCTCCTTCAGCTTCAACACCATCTGGCGTTTTGGGAGAGCACGAACTCCAAATCTGAAAGAGAAAGGTGGGAGCTTGGGTTAAGATAATGCTGCGCATTCCACTGTCAGAGCTCAAGAAGAGGCTCAGGCCAGGAAGTCCAGTGGTCAGCTGGAAAAGTGTGACATGACCTCAAAAAACACTGACTGGACCTTCACCATGGTTTCACTTTCAGCCCAGGAGCTTGCTTTCACACTACCTGCCAGCAAGCTTCTGCTCATAAAGAGATGTACTCGTGGAGGTAATGCTAACCTGCTCAACTCCTTCTTCAGCTGTGGGGTCTCCATGATGGAGTAAGCTGGCATTGGCGTCACTGGAGTTCTGGGAGGCTTGTCGTTCTCCTGACGGGGAGGTTCTGCAGCAGGATGAAATTACCATGATCAGAATTAGTACAGAAAGGACTTAAATGGCTGGTATCTTCCCCTTTTACTAGCAGATATTCTAATATTACATAATGATTGTTTAAGTAGCACTACTTTCCTACaagcttttttaattattactcaGCTTCATATTGGACAGAACAGTcaacagtttggttttttccctaaaCTGGGATACTTGGTTTTTATTGACTTTAAATCAGAAAACAGCTTAAATTCAGACATATGTCACATCTGAATACGAAGCCCATTCAGGGCTTTGTTACAACAGGCAACTTATACAAGGCAGTTAAAAAAACATGTTTACTGAATTCTGTAAAGTGGTTCTTCTCCCAGGAAGGAAATTTCATAATAGGGACTTGATGcagaagaaactgaggaagtcAAGCTTTTGGGTCCCAAGTTAGATACTGATTTAATGATACCAATTTACTGATAACTGTGAAGCACAGTCAGTCTTACATGTCATGTTCTAAACACCCGTTAAACTAATCACTTAGTATGGCataattaataatatatttaattagATACTATGAGATCAAGTACTGGTCTTAGATGGAAGGAACCATGCAAGGATATGTGCAGGGCATGCACAGTCTGTTGCAAGGGCCCAGAACTAGCAAACAGAAGGCAGCAAAAGACAGCAGTGCATCAGCAGAGCTTTGCAGGAAAGCATGCATGAAGCCTACGGATGGGCAGGGATAGGCACCCACTCCCAGCTACTCTCAATACGAGGAAACCCTCTGTGCCTGCACCACTGTGTTGCTTACCTGATGTCCTTGTGTATGTTAGCACAAGCATTGCTTCACAAATGCGTGAAAACCAAGACTGTACAGAGCACCCACTACTACAGGGAACAAATATCCACTGGCATGCAAACtgaaggttgtttttttgttctgttttggttagatttttttccttccaggtaCCTGTAGCTTCTGCAAGGAGTACCATCACTATCAAAGAGCCAGTGTGAACGAAATACAAGCAGCTGCGCTCCAGGAATCCCACATTTAGATATGCTCTCTCCCACATCAGAAGATGACTGTACCTTCTTTGTGCTTGGCCCTGACAACTACTTCAGATCAGGAGGCCAAAAGACCCTTTCAATGTATCAAGTGAACCACAGGTGAGATGaccacttaaaatgaaaacaatttaacCTAGTCCAATAAATCTAGTATCAATACAAGCTCTCACCAGGAGTCTTTACAGGATCTGTCTGACGGGCACCTGCTGCAGCTGACAACCTCTGAGACAGAGGAAGCATCTCTGGaaattcattttcctcttctccattccAGTCATCCCAGATTTTGGAGTTCAGGTAACTCGGTCTACTGCCCACTGATGAACATGCCTCAATAGGACTCTTTTCAATACAGAGCAAAGTTGTTCTGCCAACAGGACTTCCTCGAAGAGGGGTACTGCCCTTAATGTCCTGTACATAAACTGGGCTCTCCCACTGGTCATACCAAGAGCCAGgtctggggctgctggcagtgctggtcTTTGCACGGCTGACCTGGTTGGAGCCCTGGCTGTTACCTCTGACTGGTGACAGATATTCACCATGCCAGCACTCATCAACGGGGATTGGGGGCTCATCACAAAGCCAGACACTACTACTTAAAGAAGGCAGACTTATTTCCTTTTCACTGTCCTGTACCTCAACCACACTGGTATTTGTTTTATCTTCCAATGACTGCTCATGGCATGGAGGCACAGGTTTGGATAAAAATGAGATCTTGGCACACTTGCTTTTTGTGTTGGTGTGGCCAGGGGAGAGGAGAACTGGATCCACTGGAGAAACTGGTGGGGAGTTCTCAGAAAATgatcctgctgctgggctgctggaagGGCTCCTTTCACTGACTGAGTTCTCCATAGGCAAATGTTTGTCTGACAATGTTGTTTCACAAACTTTTATTAAATTTCCAGTCATTTCATGGTTACTATTACTTGCTGCTAAGTTCTTTGTGCTGAGTTTAGATCCTGGACTCTTTAAAGAATTAATACTTGTGACCTGAGTCTGTGTTGAGAAACTTCTGCATTTGCTCAGAACTGGTGTATCAGGCACTAGCCAGGAGCTGTCTGTACCCGAAGACATTTCATAACCAAGCCTTTTTTCAGGGCTCAGGTTTGGACTCTCTTTGCTCTCCATACAAGCATCTATTTGTCTGCTGAGAGGCAATTCGGTGGATATCTCCACATCATTACTTATATGCACTGTATCTGTAATGCCACGTGAGACCCGGGTAGATCTCTGCTCCATTTCAGTGACTGATGAGTTATGTTCAGGTTTTGCTATCTCAGGACCTTGTTCTACATTTGTACATTTCAGTTGCCCAGggatttccattttcttcagagcagagcCTGACTCTGGCGACTTCTTATCTTCTTGTAACTCCATTTCATCATCAGAAGATAAAACAATAACATCACCCTCCTTGCTCCCCTGAGCTGCAGCATCCTGAGTTCTGATGACCAGTGATGACAACACTGGGACATAGGTATGCTTGTTTATATCAGTGTGGGGAAGCTCTGCTGAAGAAATTGTGTTCTCATTTCTTGATGCAGTATCCAGCTCATTGGCTTTCTGAAAGTGTATTTCATCAGATGggaatgatttttcctttttgttttgctttggtgttgACACATGTTCTCTGGCAaactttctctctggttttggagATGCAGGTGAAGAgccaacagcaggaaaaaggGGCACATGAGGTTTGGAAGGAAGACTCCCATAAAAACCGTTCCTACGTGGAGAGAGATCTTTTTGTGACTTGCTGTACAGAAGTGAATCATTAACATCAACATGTTTTTCACTAGGAGCCTTTCCTGATTCTTTGATAACTTCTTTCATTGGGGAAGGCTCAAAATAATCTCCCTGAGTTGCAGAAAACAAGTGTTCATAACTTTCATTTATATTAGAATCACCGTGGAAGCTAGGAAACTGTTTTTCACAGTGGTCTGCCTTGCCATGTGAGACCTGAGACGACTTGGAATCCTTCACACCTTCACATCTCCTAACAGCCTCTCCTTCATGAGTGGTGGCACCATGGGATGCTACATCCCATTTTTGAGATTCGCTGTGGTGAGGCACAGAAGTGGTCTGTGGATCATTCACGTTCTTGCACCTATTtatattctgcattttctcttcttgTGCAGACGAGTCACATTTAGATCTTTCCACATCATTGTCATCCCTCAAATCTTTGAAGCTGTTGCTTATTGAAGCAGATTCGGATCTCTTTACCTCTTCCTCCTCAGTGTGCTGGTTTGTACCTTGGGCTGCCTCAGTATCACTGCAGATGCTGCAGTCTGTTCCCTCGCTCACCTCTGTTTCACTTTGAACCATCTTTCTCTGAGTTGCAGCAAACTCATAgatctcctccagctcctgctcaccCACCCCACTGTCATCTTCCTTCTGGCATTCAGGGTCCAGCATAGCtacttcttcctcatcttcacCCACCCACACTGACTTCAAGAGGTCTTGGAAGTTCTCGGCTCTGTCCTCACAGTCTTTGTCATCTCTCACAGAGATAAGATCATCTTCTGAATCCACTCCAGAAGACACCTGACTCTCCCCAGTGTTGTTTTCACACTTTGCCATCAGGTCCCTCACACCAAACCTGCAAAGATATAATAGCAATGTTAGTATTTTCCTCCTCCAGTATTTCTTCACCATTTGGCTGCCTGATCACTCTTGTGAGCCTTGTAAACAATTTGCATGAGGATGCTGGTTTCCTAAGATGTACAAGATCCAGTATACTCCTAAAATTCGGAATTCCCTTTTCCAGGTGTTATTTACATGAAAACATCAGGCttactcttccttttttatgtttgAGATTAAACAGCTCTATGACTACACTAAAACCCCTTCGCCACTTGCACCGGTGAGAGCCCCATGGAATGGCTGGGGATGGATAATGTCTGTCATGTGCAAGCTTCATGGCTTTTTGGAGTGACAGGGCACCTCTGTACATACATTTTGGCAATACCCAACCATCTCTCCCCCGTATCTCAGCAACTGCTCCTATTCCAAGCTCTTTACTTAGTGCATGCCTAGGATCATGACCGAGAGCATCACTGACACAACAGAGTTCTAAGCATCCAATATATTCTGCAAGTGTTGTTCAGATTAAGTGCATCACTAGCGCAATGCTTTGAGAATCACATATAGAAGATATGCTCATCATCGTCAACATCAGCTGTCAATACACATCCTGAGACAAAACTCTTGGCAAAAGTCAGCTAAGCATATACTGAACACAGAAAATCTCACACAGATACAATCTGAAGAGAGGctcatggaaaagatgagggtAGGATGTTCTTATGTGCAAGTTTCATTTAAGATGTAAGCAGAGGACTATGGAATTTGTAAGCCACTAAAACTGCAATGGAAGATATCAGGTTGGGGTCTGTGTGCCAGAAAGCATGAGGGGATCCAAAACGTGCTCACAATACAAACCTGGCAGCCAGATCCGCCACCTGGGGCAGCACCCCAGCAGGGATGTCAGCATCAGCAGCATAAAGGTATCGCAAGAATGCACACACCGCCTCTCCTGTCACGTCACTCAGCAGCACACGGCATGTCTGAGCATTCCCATCCTCCTCCACTAAGAATCCTTGGCTGTGAACCTGGGgtaagaagaaagcaaacaaagtcCATTTGCTAGTAAAGGAACAGCAACACCAACGTTCTTGTTCCTATCAGCTTACTCCTTTCATTCGTCAAAGTCTTACCCTTGGACCAGGACCTGATGCCTCAGAGGGAAGCTAAGATGAGCAGTTATGCAGAGCTTCATACGGAACAGGCCATTTCCTTCCAGACCCTACAGCTGTTAGCTTTGATAAAGTTTAGCTACTCATTTTAGTCACACATATAAAAGATGGTGTTAGAGTTCTCTAGTTAGTTTTGGAATCAAATTACTTCCCAGAGGACAATTTCCACAGTTATGTACAGCTCTCTACAAGCGAGCTTCCTCTGTTCTGTTTTGAATTTACCTACCCTTGATGCACTGCCAAAACTCTAGTTCTCCTGGTGtctcacaggaaaaaagacaCCATACAAAATACTACTCCACTGAACTGGATCATTATCTGTGCGGGTCCAACTTGAACTCAGGTTTTGGTGAAAATGCATCCCCAGTTCAGCAAGGTCTTGCTTCCTTCGCAGCCAAATCCCATACTGTACTATCTGAAACCCTCTCCAAAGTTAGGGGATGCCATGCAACAGAAAACACAAGCTCCAAAGTAATCTCTGATTAATTACCGTCTCCTTGTTACCCAAAAGCCTCAACAAAGACGAGCAGCCCCTCAcctatacagaaaataaacacgAAATGGTGCTCTGCAGGTGGGGACTTACAGGAAAACAGCCCTCTGCAGGCATCAAAAATACAGCATAGGGCCAGTCCCACAACTCTACCCACACAAATGATTCCTGCCCATGAAAACAGTGGATGGGAATACTGAAGCCAGGCAGAGTTGCAGGGAAATAATAAGAGAACATGGCTCACCCAATAGTTTTTTAAAGTCCTTTGATTTGTGGGCACACACAAATTTGCTAATATTTGTGAAGATCCCTTAAAAAATTCATATTAAGAGTGCTGTATGGCATATATGAACTTGCTTCCCCTCCCTGAGCTTTCACGGACCCCTTAGAAATGGCCTGAGTAACCCTGGGTGGAAACTACTGCCAACATGCATGAGGGTAAAACTAAACTTTCCAAAAGGGCAGCTTTAAAGAAAGCTCCCTTTGGCTGTATGGACTGGTGGCAGCTCCGTGAAAGAGTAGAGTTCAAATGTTAGCCTCACTGCCTTTCACTGTCCTGACAGGAGGCTGCATAGGAGCAGGCTGGGAACTATTCAACCCAAAATGCTTCTGGGAACATAAGAACTACTTTACTAGCCTTGCAAAAAGCACAGTTCAGTGCAGCCATCTCCAAAGCAACTGTGAGAGTGACAAAACCTCTGTGTAGGTTATTTTTAAGTACTTCCCAGAATCTTTCTACTCCATACTTAAGCTTCCCAGTCTGGGTGACAGGCAGGACACACCAAGATGGACAAGGCAGTCTGCACTTGCAGAGGTACAAAAATCCTAGGGCAAAAAGCACTTAGGAAGCTTCTTCCATTGCTCACAGGATCCTTGCCTCCACATAGTCTCCTCAGACAAAGTACCCCATTTTCCACCACTTTGTCAGGATTCTGGTTTCCTAAGCTGAAAAACCACTGCAGGTCCAGAGGC includes these proteins:
- the SLX4 gene encoding structure-specific endonuclease subunit SLX4 isoform X2; protein product: MDEQDNDFKELWANLLGRGKKKAGDAEAAKGAQNRSKSTAARSKLRRGKAAAKSQNHHRLPAAKETNLPQDLGPKEQTLVHKEGGDAVACSSGETTQGDGKRNPFPASQLSTVASECSQRTLTVNTLSGCSQTTLSFHPATQPGTCSSLTSKIPLLAASKMRVAELVVERMQQFKRVAPEQLKHSTDDGLPKSVASVDFPGESQEQNPPENDTHHLLSMEHDGALALALQQETKEEALASLEDAGLFFCQICQKDLSAMNTIRREQHVNRCLDQMEEAQMSSSSKPLVPECPICGKQFQTAQSRVSHLKRCAVEMDVPPKLLLQAVQLQVSTLGDAPLQCPSNQPTKRKCSSKEDSKKMQKRAKMETKDEDLLVAMAMSRSLLEQEKQEQAKSVTNVKPVAALPIKWKPGSEKKRRKRGPTAPPPLLLQDPEKARKRIQERVAMLLAEEVEFPPTPQLPTSRILEDESGKAAWLLPLPKTKECFLWNISALTGPYDPESFYTAALTPPIVPWKPVQNHKPENLLPSVGSDQPKVSQQIQPHLSSHELTCTEVGGQSSDESKSGPEGDGQFLSHSQKDVQTLQDLVELAREGLTLTQWNLDVDHIQAAEQPELTSSDIPHSGFVPPSKEKNLLKSSCKRSSLRLLAQDFSAMVNNPHLSDVQFQVDCGEVLYAHMFVLYARCPQVIQVVHSQGFLVEEDGNAQTCRVLLSDVTGEAVCAFLRYLYAADADIPAGVLPQVADLAARFGVRDLMAKCENNTGESQVSSGVDSEDDLISVRDDKDCEDRAENFQDLLKSVWVGEDEEEVAMLDPECQKEDDSGVGEQELEEIYEFAATQRKMVQSETEVSEGTDCSICSDTEAAQGTNQHTEEEEVKRSESASISNSFKDLRDDNDVERSKCDSSAQEEKMQNINRCKNVNDPQTTSVPHHSESQKWDVASHGATTHEGEAVRRCEGVKDSKSSQVSHGKADHCEKQFPSFHGDSNINESYEHLFSATQGDYFEPSPMKEVIKESGKAPSEKHVDVNDSLLYSKSQKDLSPRRNGFYGSLPSKPHVPLFPAVGSSPASPKPERKFAREHVSTPKQNKKEKSFPSDEIHFQKANELDTASRNENTISSAELPHTDINKHTYVPVLSSLVIRTQDAAAQGSKEGDVIVLSSDDEMELQEDKKSPESGSALKKMEIPGQLKCTNVEQGPEIAKPEHNSSVTEMEQRSTRVSRGITDTVHISNDVEISTELPLSRQIDACMESKESPNLSPEKRLGYEMSSGTDSSWLVPDTPVLSKCRSFSTQTQVTSINSLKSPGSKLSTKNLAASNSNHEMTGNLIKVCETTLSDKHLPMENSVSERSPSSSPAAGSFSENSPPVSPVDPVLLSPGHTNTKSKCAKISFLSKPVPPCHEQSLEDKTNTSVVEVQDSEKEISLPSLSSSVWLCDEPPIPVDECWHGEYLSPVRGNSQGSNQVSRAKTSTASSPRPGSWYDQWESPVYVQDIKGSTPLRGSPVGRTTLLCIEKSPIEACSSVGSRPSYLNSKIWDDWNGEEENEFPEMLPLSQRLSAAAGARQTDPVKTPEPPRQENDKPPRTPVTPMPAYSIMETPQLKKELSRFGVRALPKRQMVLKLKEIFQYTHQDVDSDFEDEIPSSQPPVQKSPAKRSRQSKADQTAGGKHANASRAVGKRKQVATASSVLPVGRADDDCVGSRETGCAAPKEGTKMTHDPEGAKEQKRSSVSPEKRSLAADAEEPMLSASQESAVSSLDGSDISFGSQSSFVNGFEACAFASEEEEEELPASQELPASQAAAREEDKLEAVRCYIRSNTALYHKILFYEPIELADLHAELKQNGIKISKAKLLDFLDAHCITFTTAGARKEKEQKRKGNKKQRRRY
- the SLX4 gene encoding structure-specific endonuclease subunit SLX4 isoform X1, with product MDEQDNDFKELWANLLGRGKKKAGDAEAAKGAQNRSKSTAARSKLRRGKAAAKSQNHHRLPAAKETNLPQDLGPKEQTLVHKEGGDAVACSSGETTQGDGKRNPFPASQLSTVASECSQRTLTVNTLSGCSQTTLSFHPATQPGTCSSLTSKIPLLAASKMRVAELVVERMQQFKRVAPEQLKHSTDDGLPKSVASVDFPGESQEQNPPENDTHHLLSMEHDGALALALQQETKEEALASLEDAGLFFCQICQKDLSAMNTIRREQHVNRCLDQMEEAQMSSSSKPLVPECPICGKQFQTAQSRVSHLKRCAVEMDVPPKLLLQAVQLQVSTLGDAPLQCPSNQPTKRKCSSKEDSKKMQKRAKMETKDEDLLVAMAMSRSLLEQEKQEQAKSVTNVKPVAALPIKWKPGSEKKRRKRGPTAPPPLLLQDPEKARKRIQERVAMLLAEEVEFPPTPQLPTSRILEDESGKAAWLLPLPKTKECFLWNISALTGPYDPESFYTAALTPPIVPWKPVQNHKPENLLPSVGSDQPKVSQQIQPHLSSHELTCTEVGGQSSDESKSGPEGDGQFLSHSQKDVQTLQDLVELAREGLTLTQWNLDVDHIQAAEQPGKELTSSDIPHSGFVPPSKEKNLLKSSCKRSSLRLLAQDFSAMVNNPHLSDVQFQVDCGEVLYAHMFVLYARCPQVIQVVHSQGFLVEEDGNAQTCRVLLSDVTGEAVCAFLRYLYAADADIPAGVLPQVADLAARFGVRDLMAKCENNTGESQVSSGVDSEDDLISVRDDKDCEDRAENFQDLLKSVWVGEDEEEVAMLDPECQKEDDSGVGEQELEEIYEFAATQRKMVQSETEVSEGTDCSICSDTEAAQGTNQHTEEEEVKRSESASISNSFKDLRDDNDVERSKCDSSAQEEKMQNINRCKNVNDPQTTSVPHHSESQKWDVASHGATTHEGEAVRRCEGVKDSKSSQVSHGKADHCEKQFPSFHGDSNINESYEHLFSATQGDYFEPSPMKEVIKESGKAPSEKHVDVNDSLLYSKSQKDLSPRRNGFYGSLPSKPHVPLFPAVGSSPASPKPERKFAREHVSTPKQNKKEKSFPSDEIHFQKANELDTASRNENTISSAELPHTDINKHTYVPVLSSLVIRTQDAAAQGSKEGDVIVLSSDDEMELQEDKKSPESGSALKKMEIPGQLKCTNVEQGPEIAKPEHNSSVTEMEQRSTRVSRGITDTVHISNDVEISTELPLSRQIDACMESKESPNLSPEKRLGYEMSSGTDSSWLVPDTPVLSKCRSFSTQTQVTSINSLKSPGSKLSTKNLAASNSNHEMTGNLIKVCETTLSDKHLPMENSVSERSPSSSPAAGSFSENSPPVSPVDPVLLSPGHTNTKSKCAKISFLSKPVPPCHEQSLEDKTNTSVVEVQDSEKEISLPSLSSSVWLCDEPPIPVDECWHGEYLSPVRGNSQGSNQVSRAKTSTASSPRPGSWYDQWESPVYVQDIKGSTPLRGSPVGRTTLLCIEKSPIEACSSVGSRPSYLNSKIWDDWNGEEENEFPEMLPLSQRLSAAAGARQTDPVKTPEPPRQENDKPPRTPVTPMPAYSIMETPQLKKELSRFGVRALPKRQMVLKLKEIFQYTHQDVDSDFEDEIPSSQPPVQKSPAKRSRQSKADQTAGGKHANASRAVGKRKQVATASSVLPVGRADDDCVGSRETGCAAPKEGTKMTHDPEGAKEQKRSSVSPEKRSLAADAEEPMLSASQESAVSSLDGSDISFGSQSSFVNGFEACAFASEEEEEELPASQELPASQAAAREEDKLEAVRCYIRSNTALYHKILFYEPIELADLHAELKQNGIKISKAKLLDFLDAHCITFTTAGARKEKEQKRKGNKKQRRRY